The Nematostella vectensis chromosome 6, jaNemVect1.1, whole genome shotgun sequence region GAAGGTGTTGAATCAATCGAATATGGGTTACTTATCAAAACTAGGAACACATCTTGTACGTGGAAGACTTATTTATAATGAGACAGATTACTAAACTAAAGGCAGAAGAGAAGTGGACTGAAAGAGCGGCGAGAAGGAAaggttttttgtgtttttaaaaacACGCCAGCACAAAGACAGGCCCTTAGTAACTTTCTGTGGGATAGGCCAACCACAAAACCAGCAGATCCCTCTTCCAGTGAGTCTGTAACAGGTCAATTTCCCATGTCACGTCTGTTCTTTCGCATGATAGAAACAAAAGCTGTGCTAGCAAGGCAGAAGGCTATTTCTAGAGGAAATGTCCCGTTGAAtagacaaaaagaaaacacctCACTCAAACTGTCGCCTGATCAACATCTTGTCTATTGGGTCTGTATATGCATCAATTATTGTAAAAGACTCAGATATATCTGTCCTTCCTTGAGACGTACATTTTCATTTTACCGGCAGAAATCCAAATATTGAACTCCAGTTATCGAGGGAGAACTGCTAATACAAAGACAAACTCcgaaaaataacaataaagaaACACGCCATCTCAGAATGTTGCAATGATTTTACTTAacagtaataaaaatattaatgaTTGAACAGGCCAGCTACAACTTATAATTTGTGTTTCCTATATATAATCCTATACATAAATTAAGATATACTGTTGACTTTTCCTTGATCTAGGAAGAAAAGGCATAAGGCTCATCACATACAGCCGCTTCCTTGCTGGCTCTTCGCCCCTTATGTACTTTGAGACAATACTTTGATTTCtaacaaatattatttttgatATTCGTGATTACTCCTATATACTCTGCTTGATTCCATCTCTGCGTGCTTTGGGGTAATAAAAACTAGGGAAGACTGATCTGCTTTTTACATCTCAGTTATCATCAATTTCCAATTTGTGAAGCTGATGGCTTAGAAGCTGCTCTGATTGTCACTGGTAGAAtgaaaaatgaagaaaaaatatgtcaaGCTAGAGACGATATAGAAAATGGAATACAGTAAAAGACAGGAAGAAAGatagaaagaaaataaaaagggtGCATTTAGGGAGATCAAAGCCAAATAGTGGATAATTTACACCTATCAATGAAATGATTTGTTGGCAAGTGAATCTAAATGTAGAAGTCACATATTCTGAATTGCTTTCAAATTTCTAATAAAAGGGATTGATTGGTTAATTGATTGGATGGTTATAATATTTGGCTTGTTCACTAAAGTTTAGTTTTTTTGTCATGGCAAAGGCgccataaaacaaataaaattaagttaagttaaatgaaaacaaacaaagttaACTCCATTCTATGGAATGGTCAATTGATATGTTACCCCCAGGCTCATTAACAAATTAGACTACAGTAAATCGAATTCAATCCATAGTTGTCTTAAAGAATACAATCAAATTCACAACTCTTCAGCATTCCGTTTTTGAATAATTATGCAACAAAATAGAATTCCCTCAACATTTGAACATGTTGAGTTAAAACTTTGGTTAACCTACCTAGCCTATGGATTACTCTAAATGTGTGGACCATTTTAATTACTGAGCTTGTCTAGTTGGTCTTATACCCCAATAACAACACTATGCGCTATTAAGTACAGTGTGTACCTTAGCACCATGGGATTTGAGCAGTTCCTTTATCTCACTATTATCCGCAGAGGTGATGTAGGGGGAGCCATCGGGACCAGTACCATTGGCATTTGCTCCCTGAAAGACAAATCATCTTTCATAAACCAAAAACATGAAAACTCTGTCTATTGCAAAGAATAGTCCATTTCTAAGAAGAACACTACTGGCAGATTATgaaaagggagggaggggacgAATAAGGAAACAAATCAAGAAAGGACAAGACAAGATAATGGCTGGGTAGCCTTCCAATCCAATGCTGCCTCTTAACTGCCTATGTAGACAAAGCTACAATATAAATAGATTAAGGTCATTAAAAATACCACAGTTGAATAAATGATCATAATAACACAGATAAATTAtccaaaaagggatttttgaTGGCATACATTAAATGGAAAATTACTATACATATGAAATAGACCATCAAATGGCCACACTTTTGACAAGGGCATTATCATAAAAAGATcatacctatttcaaaataaacattaaaaTCATTATGTATCTATTCCATGGCTAAAAATGACTGTATGAGTCTGTGTTTTTACAGTTACGGTAACAATCTTCATTTTACAGCTAGACAATTATAAGTTTTGTcatattctttaaaaaaataaaacctttttCCTTTTAAACACACTTTTTTCTCAAGATTCCAGCTTGATACCAGTACTCTACAAATAATGTCAtaattatttcttttaaatttagGGTCTATTGAGCACATTTCAAAAGAGTATATATCTTCACTTGTAGAGAGCTGGAATCATTAAGCCTTTGTGTAAGTGCTTTAGTGCCTATACAGTaattcaatgaaaataaaacatcaaaTATACAGTATCCCATATCTTACCTTCTCCAGTAAGAACTTGGCACAGGACACATGCCCTTCACATATGGTGTCAAACAAAGGCTCAATGCCATTAGTGTCCTTCACCTGGTGAATAAAGTACTCGAATAAGCCATAACAAGGCATTAAGCCAATTTTTATGTGTCGATGAAGTGTAGAGTGAGCAAATATGGCAATTTTTATGTGTCGATGAAGTGTAGATGGAGCAAATATGGCAATTTTTATGTGTCGATGAAGTGTAGAGTGAGCAAACATGGCAATTTTTATGTGTCGATGAAGTGTAGATGGAGCAAATATGGCAATTTTTATGTGTCGATGAAGTGTAGATGGAGCAAATATGGCAATTTTGATGTGGCAGTTGTAGTTATCAAAAAGATAGCAGGATTGCTTTTTCTCTGCAATTAAAAATTGTCCcacataaaaaaactgttttagTGTAGATGGGGCATTATGTTTATCACAATTAGAAGAACCATGCCCTGTACTGGGTAGTATTAAAGACACTTGTGTGATGAATCTTTTTTTGCCTAAAATTCAAGCAAATTTAATAAATGCAAATTTCAGTAGCAAGGTTAAGCCTCTCTTGATAACTTCGAAATTTAATCCATTCCATAGTACAATAAAATGGCTCTGTTCTATTACATTGAACATGAAACGATCTACGGGTAATGATACATATTATAGCGAAAATACTGTGataatacatttcaatattcaaaataactGTTATGCAGTATTACATATAGCTTGTTTTGAGTTTTGAGTTTTATTTTGCATTGAATCACCTAAATACATATTTAAAACTTCTGAGAACTAATGGGGTACCCTTTCAAACCCACTTACATTGACATCTGCACCACTCTCTACAAGTTTCTGAATTACGTTTAGGTGGCCATAATCAGATGCTACGTGAATAGGTCTTCTGCCATTAGAGCCAAGTGGCTTGTTAGGATCTAAACCCTAAAAGAGAATAGCTTCattaataaaaattgaaaGATATGTTTGGATCTTCAGTACAATGGTGGAAAGTAGTCATGAGTttgcttggtagataacagaaaCCTCAATAAATACTAAATTCCTTCTACTTCATGTATTGAGCTTAAAGCTAATGCCAAATTATACAATCATCAATCATGGCCATTAAGTGTAAGAAAGAACCAATTTCCCTGCTACCTGCACTGTAGGATTTTGGATTGTAGAATGCTGAATGCAgcatgaaaatataacaacacaAAACCCACTTTCACATACAGTAGCAATAAAACCAAATCAGTAATACTTCTTTACTTCACCATTATGTGCAGAAATGCTTATCACAGCAGCTTCCCACCTCCCATAACAAGGTTGTTTTAATGCAGCAGgcacgaaaaaaaaagtgtttgcATCGCGAATTCCAGTACCAGGGCAGTAGAATGTGAAGCCTGCCCAAACActatcatcacaaaaatggtACCAGTATTGTGCCTGGAAATTTTGATTGGTTCTTTTGTTCAGACAAAAATGGATCCCAAAGCCGTATCACATTTTGATACCTGATTTTCATACAGTAACATAACAATTTATTACTTGGGGTGAAACTCAAAACAGAGTATGTGAAAACTAGAGTGATTATGAGGCAAACCGTCAATAATCTTTCTGCGCTGTCCAATCAGAAGCAAGCTCTCAAGCTATTTTTTTAGAGATGCGTGGCttagattaaaaaaattaacttACAGTATATACGCCTCCCTCTGAACAAAATACATTGGATTGGTAATGATGGGGGTTCATATGTGTTACAAAATTCAATTTCCATCAACTGTATTCTAAGAGGTTCAGTTATATGTGTATGCTTATTGTGGGGCGGGGAAATATTGTATATGGGGTCTAAAAGGAGGGGGTAGCCCAAATAAGATGAGGAAGATAATGGTGAAa contains the following coding sequences:
- the LOC5515010 gene encoding myotrophin, whose translation is MAEEIRWAFQNADMDKIDELLKKGLDPNKPLGSNGRRPIHVASDYGHLNVIQKLVESGADVNVKDTNGIEPLFDTICEGHVSCAKFLLEKGANANGTGPDGSPYITSADNSEIKELLKSHGAK